AATATGTGGAATGAAAAAGTGGAATTTAGGGTGTTGAATCGGTGTGTGACCAATGTACATAGTCTTACTCCGTGCTTGCAAAGAAAAATCTAGGGGGTGTATTGAATATGAAacttgaagtgatttgatttttaacgagtgggatttgtatttttatttttataactaagaaactcccCTCAAACACTCTGGAAACACTTAAAGCACTCTAAAATCtccaacttaaattttgttcaataacagtagatttcatagtattttataaaatatcaaattcaataacattagattttaaaatgttttttaaatccACTTTTGAATAATAgtgaatttatcattttaatacaaatcacttcaaacaTTTAAATAAACCCTACCTTAAACCTTTTTAACCTTTAAAGGTCCATTATTCTTAAACTAGGCCAATTAACTATTTAGGGTTTCAAAAGGCTCGACAAAATATATAGGCCCATTATTCTTCAATTTACCCCAATAAAGAAATAGAGACCAAAAACCTATATACTGTTAACTATTATGTCGTCTCGTCTTGTCTCGCTTTAGTTCTGCCGGAAGCAAAGCGTAAGAGGATTATTATTCTTTGCTTTGATGATGTCCTCTTATGGAGATAGACTGAAGTCGACATCCATTAATGGAGTTAAGTTATACCATGTTTCATCTGCTCCCAATGTTGCTTCTTGGCTTAACCCTAAGAAGCAACGAGCTCTCCGCAAAAATCCTCGTAAGTATTTTTATCTGATGAGTCGTTAATTCTCTGCCTCGATGTCTCTCCTCCTTTTGTTCTTagctttagtttttttctctGTTAATGATAGCTTTGAatgtttctcctttttttttttgtggtttgtGTTCTGTTGAATAAAGATTATATGCAAAGAGTGGAGCTTATTCAGGATTTGAAGTTTGAGACTGCCACTACTAGAATCAAAGCTACTCCTGATGGAGAGTATCTTATTGCTTCAGgtaattttttatcttttttcttctcttttgttggTGTGTATTTTCAGGGCCTAGGGCCGTATGAACATTGAAGTTGACCCCTACAAATTTTTAGGATTTATATCCcgaaattatgaaaaaaaaaattgttatatccCCCCCCAATACTCAAGTATTCCTAACAagaaattcagaaaaaaatgtCTCCTTGTGTGCTGAATCAGGTATACATCCACCACAGGTCAAAGTTTATGAGCTAAGTCACCTTGCTTTGAAGTTTGAGAGACATTTGGACTCTGAGATAGTTGATTTCGAGGTAACATTATACTGCTTCATCATGACTCATGGAGTCGTGTCGTGTCTCTAAGCCGTTCTTGTTTCTGGTTTCAAGAACGTGTATGTTGTTGCGCTCTACAGATATTGGATAATGACTACTCAAAGCTCGCCTTCTTATGTGCTGATCGTTCTATCAATCTACACGCCAAATACGGGAAACACCACAGTTTACGAATCCCAAGGTACTTTAGCTTTTGTTTGGTCtgtgagatatatatatatatatatatatatgtggcaTTGGTCTAGTAGCTCACATTTAATTTGGTAGGATGGGGAGAGACATGACATATGATAAATGGTCTTGTGATCTGCTTTGCGCTGCTTCATCACCagatctctacagaatcaactTGGAGCAGGTACGTTTCGATGGAATATGATGTTCTAGTCTGTGTGGCCATGTTAATGATTTGTGAGACATGCCATTCTCTCCTTAGGGAAGGTTTCTTTCTCCTTTCAGCACTCAATCCCCAGCGCTGAATGTTGTTTCTAGAAGGTTTGTATATTATTTGAACTAGCAGAATATTTGAACTGCACTATTTACATATTACTATTGTGTAAGTTTGAgcacttttaattttttttttttgtcatccagCAATCTCCATGGATTGATTGCTTGTGGTGGTGAGGATGGTGCTGTCGAGTGTTTCGATATGAGAATGAAATCATCTGCTGCTAGAATCAATGCGGTTGCACATGGTGGTGATGCTGCTGCGGTAATTTATTCTAACATATGCTCCATATACTGATAGACTTCTAAATATTACATCAATCTTTCtgataatctttttctttttgtgtatTGGCTGATAGGAGGTTACTGCTATAGAGTTTGACGACAGCGAAGGTCTTCAAGTAGCTGTCGGAAGTAGTGCCGGAAAGGTTtgattctatattttatttgtcaCAATttggctatatatatatagctatcGTTTGCTGATTGTGCTGTCGTTATGTTATCTGCAGGTGTTCATATACGACTTGCGGACTTCGTCTCCAATACAAGTGAAGGATCACATGTAAGTATTAATATCCATTACATAAGCTATAACATTAGGGTTTGTTTCCTCGGTGTTTCATTCACTTTTCTGCAAAAATTTTTTGCAGATATGAGAGCCCAATTTTGAGTATTAAGTGGCAGCGGACTATTAACACTCAAGAACCTAAGCTGATTACTACTGACAAGCAAATTGTTAGAATATGGGATCCGAATACGGTAAGCTTCCAGTAACATATGTTTTGGTATTGAAATACTACTAGAAATAGATACAGCTTTTGATAACCACCACCTCTTCAGGGAGAAGGTATGACCAGCATCCAACCTACGGAAGGAGGAATAAACGACATTTCTGTGTTCCCTGGAAGTGGGCTTATCCTTCTTGCTTTAAACTCTAGCCTTATCCCATCTTACTTCATACCTGAACTTGGTCCTGCTCCTAGATGGTGTTCACCTCTTGAAAACCTAACGGTATACTTATATCTGATTCAAAATGTTTTCCCAGTCTGGTGTGGCCATATTGTTGCTAACACTTTTTGCTTAAAATCTTGTGTTCTCAGGAAGAGATGGAGGAAACTG
The sequence above is drawn from the Raphanus sativus cultivar WK10039 chromosome 7, ASM80110v3, whole genome shotgun sequence genome and encodes:
- the LOC108817149 gene encoding uncharacterized protein LOC108817149 isoform X2, which gives rise to MMSSYGDRLKSTSINGVKLYHVSSAPNVASWLNPKKQRALRKNPHYMQRVELIQDLKFETATTRIKATPDGEYLIASGIHPPQVKVYELSHLALKFERHLDSEIVDFEILDNDYSKLAFLCADRSINLHAKYGKHHSLRIPRMGRDMTYDKWSCDLLCAASSPDLYRINLEQGRFLSPFSTQSPALNVVSRSNLHGLIACGGEDGAVECFDMRMKSSAARINAVAHGGDAAAEVTAIEFDDSEGLQVAVGSSAGKVFIYDLRTSSPIQVKDHIYESPILSIKWQRTINTQEPKLITTDKQIVRIWDPNTGEGMTSIQPTEGGINDISVFPGSGLILLALNSSLIPSYFIPELGPAPRWCSPLENLTEEMEETGQTTIYDNYKFVTKEDLEKLQLTDLIGTNLLKAQMHGYFINHHLYKKALPVAENYRESKIQEKLEAERIQRITKKIKLPKVNRDLAATIHNEEDEEAAKKLSKKKKPGLSGEDFSGGRFDNMFHNPDFQIDPESYEYRVLHPVASSTKQPSLLDEHFEAVTDDDEKSDSDASHGSDDGRPSKKSKTPKLFVVKNERHAEAFHNGRSLGKEDSLPMGERLKAIENQRGNFRASRDVKFGPGGSREISFNARRSSTYEEDREDEDGDGQRNRRRGVQSLGLKQDVVRGSRGGRSGSRGRGGRGCGGRGRR
- the LOC108817149 gene encoding uncharacterized protein LOC108817149 isoform X1, whose translation is MMSSYGDRLKSTSINGVKLYHVSSAPNVASWLNPKKQRALRKNPHYMQRVELIQDLKFETATTRIKATPDGEYLIASEKNVSLCAESGIHPPQVKVYELSHLALKFERHLDSEIVDFEILDNDYSKLAFLCADRSINLHAKYGKHHSLRIPRMGRDMTYDKWSCDLLCAASSPDLYRINLEQGRFLSPFSTQSPALNVVSRSNLHGLIACGGEDGAVECFDMRMKSSAARINAVAHGGDAAAEVTAIEFDDSEGLQVAVGSSAGKVFIYDLRTSSPIQVKDHIYESPILSIKWQRTINTQEPKLITTDKQIVRIWDPNTGEGMTSIQPTEGGINDISVFPGSGLILLALNSSLIPSYFIPELGPAPRWCSPLENLTEEMEETGQTTIYDNYKFVTKEDLEKLQLTDLIGTNLLKAQMHGYFINHHLYKKALPVAENYRESKIQEKLEAERIQRITKKIKLPKVNRDLAATIHNEEDEEAAKKLSKKKKPGLSGEDFSGGRFDNMFHNPDFQIDPESYEYRVLHPVASSTKQPSLLDEHFEAVTDDDEKSDSDASHGSDDGRPSKKSKTPKLFVVKNERHAEAFHNGRSLGKEDSLPMGERLKAIENQRGNFRASRDVKFGPGGSREISFNARRSSTYEEDREDEDGDGQRNRRRGVQSLGLKQDVVRGSRGGRSGSRGRGGRGCGGRGRR